One genomic segment of Roseofilum casamattae BLCC-M143 includes these proteins:
- a CDS encoding class I SAM-dependent methyltransferase, producing the protein MNMKKNLKTVVKNLGDSYFWPASQKELYGLISEYPGSNKEDILSIIKSYQGQGWYKRLCVLQDDGELAGLIDWASKQQPKVVMEIGTAQGGTLLAWCRIAKELVISVDLEDGIHGGGYFPQKQRLYKELATGRDGVRVELIQDDSQKDETRKQVEKILAGRKIDILFIDGDHRLEGVTRDFELWSPLVKPGGHVVFHDIIPHRTIPSCQVDRLWNQLRDKYPSQEIVTDYDQGWAGIGILTLPE; encoded by the coding sequence ATGAACATGAAGAAAAATCTAAAAACAGTCGTTAAAAATTTAGGAGATTCCTATTTCTGGCCGGCATCACAAAAGGAGCTGTATGGCTTGATTTCTGAATATCCCGGATCGAATAAAGAAGATATTCTCTCAATTATCAAATCTTACCAAGGTCAAGGGTGGTACAAGCGACTTTGCGTTCTACAAGATGATGGCGAGTTGGCTGGATTAATTGATTGGGCGAGCAAGCAGCAACCAAAAGTTGTGATGGAAATTGGTACGGCTCAAGGAGGAACCTTATTAGCCTGGTGTCGGATTGCGAAGGAACTGGTTATTTCGGTCGATCTGGAAGATGGAATTCATGGAGGCGGATATTTTCCCCAAAAACAACGTCTTTATAAAGAATTGGCGACCGGACGCGATGGAGTTCGAGTTGAATTAATTCAAGATGACAGTCAAAAAGATGAGACCAGAAAACAGGTAGAAAAGATTCTTGCCGGTCGGAAAATTGATATCTTGTTTATTGATGGAGATCACCGACTTGAAGGGGTAACTCGAGACTTTGAACTATGGAGTCCTTTAGTCAAACCTGGAGGACATGTTGTCTTTCATGATATTATTCCCCACCGAACGATTCCGAGCTGTCAGGTGGATCGATTGTGGAATCAACTGCGAGATAAATATCCGAGCCAAGAAATTGTCACCGACTACGATCAAGGCTGGGCTGGAATCGGAATTTTAACATTACCCGAGTAA
- a CDS encoding class I SAM-dependent methyltransferase, with translation MDSINQVIDGQIVYNIPVLSRVPKTARRVLDIGCGAGTIGKQIKQIIDCEVTGITNVDAEVTAASEWLDRVVLHDLNQPFPSHELGEFDCIICCHVLEHLYQPQELLHQIKLSLKNDGVLIVALPNVLFWKQRLEFMKGHFEYADCGLMDRTHIRFFDWETARALVDGNGYKLLNSEANGFVPLPVIRKYFPKLSLWCDRKITDRFPGLFGWQFVFSCYPRQE, from the coding sequence ATGGATTCAATTAATCAAGTTATTGATGGACAAATCGTTTACAATATACCCGTCCTGTCTAGAGTGCCAAAAACAGCACGAAGAGTGCTAGATATTGGCTGTGGTGCGGGAACAATAGGCAAACAAATTAAACAAATTATCGATTGCGAAGTTACTGGTATTACTAATGTTGACGCAGAAGTAACTGCTGCTTCTGAATGGTTAGACCGAGTTGTACTGCACGACCTGAACCAACCATTTCCGAGCCATGAATTAGGAGAATTTGATTGCATAATCTGTTGTCATGTTTTGGAACATCTTTACCAACCTCAAGAATTGCTCCATCAGATAAAATTAAGTTTAAAAAATGACGGAGTATTGATTGTTGCCTTGCCCAATGTATTATTCTGGAAGCAGCGTTTAGAATTTATGAAAGGGCACTTTGAATACGCCGATTGCGGTCTGATGGATCGGACTCATATTCGTTTTTTTGATTGGGAAACGGCTCGCGCTCTGGTCGATGGTAATGGATACAAGCTATTGAATTCAGAAGCCAATGGTTTTGTTCCATTGCCTGTCATTCGGAAATACTTTCCCAAACTCAGCTTGTGGTGCGATCGCAAGATAACTGATAGGTTTCCCGGATTGTTTGGATGGCAATTTGTGTTCTCGTGCTATCCCAGACAAGAATAA
- a CDS encoding glycosyltransferase family 2 protein yields MDSQENVTISVALVTYNLPDYLNRCLESIRAQSVQPYEIVVSDDSTPDIAPQNEAIALKWGCRYITGPRRGLQANLNNAAIACQGTHVRIVNDDHLFPDNHFQIIYDTVSSLPESIWLLGEYYEYPNPESHLHLPGEVQPRGFHKPISNFDDCFAISGGCAIIPRKIFETHRFLEAFGYICDLEFGPRLHALGYRIRYCPDTYVIHLSHGTVEERIEKHKIVYPKGAFLLSYLAYSSYRPDVFSQMQCLAYFLYLAMLTSLNIKNYNFRLLDFWQTWQMAREYGKLFQEGKYEKMI; encoded by the coding sequence GTGGATAGTCAAGAAAATGTTACGATTAGTGTTGCTCTGGTTACTTACAACCTTCCCGATTATTTGAACCGGTGCTTGGAAAGTATTCGCGCTCAAAGCGTTCAACCCTATGAGATTGTGGTCTCGGATGATTCCACGCCAGATATTGCTCCTCAGAATGAGGCGATCGCGCTTAAGTGGGGCTGCCGATATATTACAGGTCCGCGTCGGGGGTTGCAAGCGAATTTAAATAATGCTGCGATCGCCTGTCAGGGTACTCACGTACGCATTGTTAATGACGATCATCTCTTTCCGGACAATCACTTTCAGATTATCTATGATACGGTTAGCTCCTTACCAGAAAGTATTTGGCTCTTGGGCGAATATTATGAATATCCCAATCCCGAATCCCATTTACACCTTCCAGGTGAGGTTCAACCTCGAGGATTTCATAAACCCATTTCTAATTTTGATGATTGTTTTGCCATCAGCGGTGGCTGCGCGATTATACCCAGGAAAATTTTTGAAACTCATCGATTTTTAGAAGCATTTGGATATATTTGCGATCTCGAATTCGGCCCTCGTTTACATGCACTCGGATATCGCATTCGATACTGTCCCGATACTTATGTCATCCACCTGAGTCATGGTACCGTTGAAGAACGGATAGAAAAGCACAAAATTGTTTATCCCAAAGGAGCTTTTCTACTCTCCTATTTAGCCTATAGTTCCTATCGCCCAGATGTTTTTAGTCAAATGCAGTGCTTGGCCTATTTCCTCTATTTAGCCATGCTCACCTCACTCAATATTAAAAATTATAACTTTCGTTTATTAGACTTTTGGCAAACATGGCAAATGGCTCGAGAGTATGGAAAGTTATTTCAGGAAGGCAAATATGAGAAAATGATCTAG
- a CDS encoding FkbM family methyltransferase produces MGASILQRVQTAYAVSRLTRRYYRANQIPYSCDYYVNGRKINISGPDSLVMLMGIVLNDTYGLKRFENLNNIVDIGANIGIFSIYAATLFPNAKILAYEPCNETFLNLEKNVRPFNVEVYPYAVGQESGKVHLSVEGDLTACYVAKDDNSSLNSSQVCEMVSFQEIADRMDGKIELLKLDCEGSEYEIMQSPSFSCVRHVVGEFHTCEQGNPQYGLELLENKGFAIEEWFPFPDGKAGEFRAKNRQYE; encoded by the coding sequence ATGGGAGCTTCCATACTTCAAAGAGTGCAAACAGCTTATGCGGTTAGTCGATTGACTAGACGTTACTACAGGGCAAACCAAATCCCCTATTCTTGCGATTATTACGTTAACGGTCGTAAAATCAATATTTCCGGTCCGGATTCTTTGGTGATGCTGATGGGTATTGTTCTCAACGATACCTACGGTTTAAAGCGATTTGAGAATCTCAATAATATTGTGGATATTGGAGCAAATATCGGGATTTTCTCGATCTATGCGGCAACCTTATTTCCCAATGCGAAAATTCTAGCTTACGAACCTTGCAACGAGACTTTTTTGAATTTAGAGAAGAATGTTCGGCCATTCAATGTTGAAGTTTATCCCTATGCTGTCGGGCAAGAGTCGGGGAAAGTTCATTTAAGTGTTGAAGGAGATTTAACCGCATGTTATGTGGCTAAAGACGATAACAGTTCTCTCAATTCCTCTCAAGTCTGCGAGATGGTTTCTTTCCAGGAAATTGCCGATCGCATGGATGGGAAAATAGAGTTGCTCAAACTCGATTGTGAAGGGTCTGAATACGAGATTATGCAATCTCCTAGTTTTAGTTGCGTTCGCCACGTCGTAGGAGAATTTCATACCTGCGAACAAGGCAATCCTCAGTACGGACTGGAGCTACTTGAGAACAAGGGATTTGCGATCGAAGAATGGTTCCCCTTTCCCGATGGTAAAGCCGGGGAATTCCGAGCAAAAAATCGTCAGTATGAATAG